The following are from one region of the Cystobacter ferrugineus genome:
- a CDS encoding DUF1552 domain-containing protein, with amino-acid sequence MRRLGRRQFTAGIGATLLASPLVRLLNGEAQAATPTVAKRLIVFFTPNGTVHKHWRPTGTETSFTFAAGSILEPLNRLRSKLLVCDGLDFVGADNHDPGMAHMLTGSGTASSATAGMSIDQYIANKLGQGSRFKSLEFGVQTSLWGSSRSTRMSYSAPGVFVSPEDVPLNAYQRLFGTAGSSSGEAERLLRRRKSMLDVARTDLSALSTQVGSEERIKLEQHIEALRQTEQALAAASTTACSPGQAPAIIDAKANANFPTVGKMQMDLLVNALACGMTRVASLQWAHTIAPQVFTWAGASEAHHELSHKVDSNTAGVASFVKCERWFAEQFAYLIDALQARPDLSSTTGGTLLDSTIVVWAKELGDSRLHTCRSVPFILAGGSGTPFRFGRYLRYSSAPHQKLLTSVCQGMGLTLDTFGDASRSTGPLDGLV; translated from the coding sequence ATGAGGCGATTGGGGCGAAGGCAATTCACTGCGGGAATTGGCGCCACCCTGCTGGCGTCACCCCTGGTACGGCTGCTCAATGGCGAGGCCCAGGCGGCGACTCCCACCGTGGCCAAGAGGCTCATCGTCTTCTTCACGCCCAATGGCACGGTGCACAAGCATTGGCGGCCCACGGGCACCGAAACGAGCTTCACGTTCGCCGCGGGCAGCATTCTCGAGCCCCTCAACCGGCTGCGCTCCAAGCTGCTCGTCTGTGATGGGCTCGATTTCGTGGGGGCGGACAACCACGATCCGGGCATGGCCCACATGCTCACCGGCAGCGGCACGGCGAGCAGCGCCACCGCGGGCATGTCCATCGACCAGTATATCGCGAACAAGCTGGGCCAGGGCTCGCGCTTCAAGTCGCTGGAGTTCGGTGTCCAGACGAGTCTCTGGGGCTCCTCGCGCTCCACGCGCATGTCCTATTCGGCGCCGGGCGTCTTCGTGTCCCCCGAGGACGTGCCGCTCAATGCCTACCAGCGCCTCTTCGGCACGGCCGGGAGCTCCTCGGGCGAGGCGGAAAGGCTGCTGCGCCGCCGCAAGAGCATGCTGGACGTGGCGCGCACCGATCTCTCGGCCCTGTCCACGCAGGTGGGCTCGGAGGAGAGGATCAAGCTCGAGCAGCACATCGAGGCCCTGCGCCAGACGGAACAGGCCCTGGCGGCGGCCAGCACCACCGCATGCTCGCCGGGCCAGGCTCCCGCGATCATCGATGCCAAGGCCAACGCCAACTTCCCCACGGTGGGGAAGATGCAGATGGATCTGCTGGTGAACGCGCTCGCCTGCGGCATGACGCGCGTGGCCTCCCTGCAGTGGGCCCACACCATCGCCCCCCAGGTCTTCACCTGGGCGGGGGCCTCGGAAGCCCACCACGAGCTGTCGCACAAGGTGGACTCGAACACGGCGGGCGTCGCGAGCTTCGTCAAGTGCGAGCGCTGGTTCGCCGAGCAGTTCGCCTATCTGATCGACGCGCTCCAGGCCCGCCCGGATCTCTCGAGCACCACGGGGGGCACGCTGCTCGACTCCACGATCGTGGTCTGGGCCAAGGAGCTCGGGGACAGCCGGCTGCACACCTGCCGCTCGGTGCCCTTCATCCTCGCCGGGGGCTCGGGGACGCCGTTCCGCTTCGGGCGCTACCTGCGCTACAGCAGCGCGCCGCACCAGAAGCTGCTCACCTCGGTCTGCCAGGGCATGGGCCTCACGCTCGACACCTTCGGCGACGCCTCGCGCTCCACCGGCCCGCTCGACGGGCTCGTCTGA